The Methylomonas sp. UP202 DNA window CTCCAATTCGGTTAACGACAAACGCTTTTCCTCGATCTTGACGATGCGGTCGCGCCGGCCCATCAGCTCGAAACATCCGTCGGCCCGCCATGCCAGCGCATCATCCAGCGGATAGGGCTCGGCATCCGGTAAATAGGGCGAACTCAACTCGCCGTCGGGACTTAGAGTCAGCCCGGCGAACAAGCGCCAGCCGTTGTCGGGAAATCGTCTCCAGGCAATGCCGCCGGTTTCGCTACTGCCGTAGACTTCCCACGCGGCGTGCCCGGCCCGCGCCGCCAAGCGCTCCGCGGCGGCGGCCGGTAGCGGGCCACCGGAACTGAAGACGGCTGGGAAACCGGCAATCTTGGCCCAAGGAGATTCGGCATCCAGGCGCTTCAGATGGGCCGGGCTGGCAATCCAGCAAACGCGCTCCGGCAAGCCGGCCGCATCCAACGCGGTTTCGCTGATAAAACCGCGACCGGCCGCCAACGGCCACAACACCCGAAACAACAAACCGTAAATGTGTTGATGACCGACGATGCCCGCTACCCGGCAGGCGCCGAGCAAGCCGCCCCACTGGGCTTCCAGGCCGGCGACTTCGCGCCAAAGTTGGCGCCGGCTTTTAAAAATGGGCTTAGCGACGCCGGTCGAACCGGAGGTGAACAGGGCGAGGTCCGGCGCTTGGCGATCGGTCCCGCTCGTCCAGGCCCGCCAAGCGGCCCAGGGCTGGCTAAAACTCGCCGACCCGGCCAATTGAGCGTCGGTTGCGCCGTTCGCTTCACTGGAGATTTCGTTGAAATCCGGCCCACTCAGGCCGTGCGCCGGCCAGTCCCCGAGCAAGCGGCAGTCTTCGCTTTCCAGCGAGGCGCCGGTATCGGGCCGATTATTCGCCGCCAGCCAAACCTGCTTGCCGGCCTGCCATATCGCAAACAACAACACCGCGAACGGATAGGCATCCTGGCAATACAAGCCGTAACGCGGATAAGGATCGGCGGCAAAACGCTCGGCCCAGGCCGTGACTGCCTGCCGGAAATCGCCGCGCGTATAGCAAAGACCGCGATGCCAAGCCACCGGCCGGCTGTCGTCGGCGCTATCGAAAGCCGGCGCCACTGCGCTAACCCCGCCAGCCGGCGCGCCGCCGGACACCGTATTCGCCGACGAACAGCAGCCCCATCAACAGATAGGCGATCAGTCCGTTGTACAAACTCCACACCTCAAAGCTGGCATACAGCGCGGTCACCAGCGCGGCCGTGCCGTTCAAGACGAAAAAACCGCACCACAGCGCGGTCACCCGGCGGGTATAAATCACGCCAGCGGCCGGCAAATCAGGGGTTTGCAACCGGGCCAGCCGCTCGATCAGGCTGGGCGGACGTAACAGGCTGACGCCGAAGATCGCCAGCATCGCGGCGTTGACCGCGACCGGATAGAATCGCAAGGTCAATACCTGATTGCTCCAGACCGCGAAGCCGGCGAAGGCCAGACTGGCCCAGGCCGCCAGCCTGATCCAGCGCTGCTCGGCCAGCGCCAGGCGCAGCGCCAACACCACCGCCAGCGCCGCCGCGATCCAGCGCGGTTCCCAATAGCGCAGTCCGAAATACACCGCCGCCGGGTACAGCAACATCAGCACGCCGACCGCCGCATTGAACCAGCGCGGCATGCTACTCTTGCAGCAAACGATGGACGGCCTCGACCACGTCGCCGATGCTACGAGCGGTTTTGAAGTCTTCCGGTTTGACCATCTTGCCGGTAACTTCCTTCAGACGCACGATCATGTCCACCGCGTCTATGCTGTCGAAATCCAGATCTTCGTAGAGTTTGGCTTCCGGAACGATGGCCGCCGCGTCGATTTCGAACATTTCGACCATGATGTCGCGGATCGCCGCCAAAATGTCTTCGCGAGTTTGCATCATGCCGCGCTCCCGGCCGTCGCCAAAAACCGCGCCAGCGACGCTACCGACGCAAATATCGCCGCGACGTCGTGCTGCTCGGCGTCGATCTTGACCCCGTAGCGCTTGCGGATCGCCACGCCTAGTTCCAGCGCGTCGATGGAGTCCAGCCCCAGGCCACCGTCGAACAACGGCGCCTCGCTATCGATGTCGGCGACATCGACATCCTCCAAGGCCAGCGTGTCGATAATCAGGCGTTTTAATTCAGTTTCCATCGTGTTCATCGTTCATTCGTCGTTCGCTAAAGTAGTCTTGCAAGGTTTCGGTCAGCCGCCGCACCGCGATCGAACGCGGCTCGATCGCTCGAAAGGCGTCGATATCGATGGCGTCGCCGACCTGCATTGTAAGCGCAAAGCGCCGCGCCGGGATGCGATACCACGGCTCGGCCTTGGTCAGCGTGCTGGGACGGCAGCGCAGCACCACCGGCGTGACGAGGCAGTTGGCCTGCAAGGCCAGCGCCGCCGCGCCGCGCTGAAACCGGTAGGCTCGGCCCGGTACCGAACGGGTGCCTTCCGGAAACACGATCAGACAGCCGCCTTCGCGCAGACGTTCGGCGCAGGCGTGCAACATCGCTTGCGAATCGGCGTTGCTGATGTAGCCGGCGTGCAATATCGGTCCGCGCATCGCCGGATTGCGCCATAGACTGGCCTTGACAATGCAACTGGCGTGTTGAATGCGGCTCAGCAGAAATACTACGTCGACCAGCGTCGGGTGATTGGCGACGATCAACTGGCCGGGCCGGTTCAATTTCTCCAAGCCGTCGATCCGGTAAGTCATCACGCCCAGCCGATGCATCAGACCGATGAAGGTGTAAAAGCTCAGGTGCACCGCGTATTGGGCGCGGCGCTGCTTGGCGGCCGGCAAACCGGGCCGCAAC harbors:
- a CDS encoding acyl carrier protein translates to MQTREDILAAIRDIMVEMFEIDAAAIVPEAKLYEDLDFDSIDAVDMIVRLKEVTGKMVKPEDFKTARSIGDVVEAVHRLLQE
- a CDS encoding phosphopantetheine-binding protein; this encodes MNTMETELKRLIIDTLALEDVDVADIDSEAPLFDGGLGLDSIDALELGVAIRKRYGVKIDAEQHDVAAIFASVASLARFLATAGSAA
- a CDS encoding AMP-binding protein, yielding MSGGAPAGGVSAVAPAFDSADDSRPVAWHRGLCYTRGDFRQAVTAWAERFAADPYPRYGLYCQDAYPFAVLLFAIWQAGKQVWLAANNRPDTGASLESEDCRLLGDWPAHGLSGPDFNEISSEANGATDAQLAGSASFSQPWAAWRAWTSGTDRQAPDLALFTSGSTGVAKPIFKSRRQLWREVAGLEAQWGGLLGACRVAGIVGHQHIYGLLFRVLWPLAAGRGFISETALDAAGLPERVCWIASPAHLKRLDAESPWAKIAGFPAVFSSGGPLPAAAAERLAARAGHAAWEVYGSSETGGIAWRRFPDNGWRLFAGLTLSPDGELSSPYLPDAEPYPLDDALAWRADGCFELMGRRDRIVKIEEKRLSLTELEQCLLAGGWLAEAVALPISGRRDAVAVAGVLSATGHRLMLGDGRKALIAELREGLLRHFEAVLLPRRWLFFSRLPETSAGKPDVPALRRWLVSDDRLPLPRQVRWTGDGAELTLKIPADLRYFPDHFPRFAILPGVVQLAWVEHYGRLLFGIAAPFRSLEAIKFVQPIRPDSELQLNLTWRAAAGRLAFEFRDTDRAYSSGRLIQAES
- a CDS encoding lysophospholipid acyltransferase family protein — protein: MAKALIRSLDYGWRLFATALSFAVFGVGGMLLWWLVLPVLALRPGLPAAKQRRAQYAVHLSFYTFIGLMHRLGVMTYRIDGLEKLNRPGQLIVANHPTLVDVVFLLSRIQHASCIVKASLWRNPAMRGPILHAGYISNADSQAMLHACAERLREGGCLIVFPEGTRSVPGRAYRFQRGAAALALQANCLVTPVVLRCRPSTLTKAEPWYRIPARRFALTMQVGDAIDIDAFRAIEPRSIAVRRLTETLQDYFSERRMNDEHDGN